ATATTTTCCAAGCACCAACGGCGGTGGTTCCAGAGCCAGTAGACCTTGGGGTGTACTTGCAGTGCAGCCAAAGTCAACGAAAGCTCACCATCTACAGCCTTGAATACTTCTTCAGGAGAGCTTGCCGAACCGCGAGTTATAGATACTCGAAATTGCACCGATGTGACCATATCTTACCTTTTCGGGAAAATGCCGTCCGCTAATACTGTTCTTCGAAAATTCCATGCAGTATACAGTTCCGGATATAGGGCTAATAGAGTTGTGGTCGCTTCAAGTGATTCCTGGCTTAAATCTTCCTTGGATCTCTGGAACGAAACAAATCCTTTAAGTTCGAACCCGCCAGTGCATAACGTAGCTGCTCACGCGATCAAATACATCTTTTTCGATTGAAACCAATCTGTCAATCTTTACACGCTCCCGCTCCTTTTGCGCTTTTATAGCCTCTTCTGTTTGCTTGATGCGCTTGATACCGTGCTCCTACCAAGCCATTGAATAATAGACTCGGATCAGACCAAATCACCCAACCATTATAAGTTAATCAGTTAAAAATTTCGATATTGTCGCTCAAACTTTCGTGGTCAACGGGATCGTCGCGGTAGTCAGGTCCCACTTTGGAAAGAATTAGAAAGAGCTGATAAATAAGCGCCCAAGAATAGCATTGACCGAGTCGATACTAATGATTATAATTACTAGCGATGGTGGGTGCGGCTTGTGCAGGATTGAGAATACCTGATATACAATCGCAGGCATAGGCACAATTGCTACCAATTTGAGCGATACGAACCCCACCACCCGGCCTGGCCGAGTATATATTCAGTAATTTGTAACTTACGTGGCCACATAGTCTACAGGTGACCGAACCAATGGTCCCCGCCAATCGGAACGAGTCGGCGAACAGATAAAATGCCCAGGATCAACCACACTCGACGATTAGCCGGGAGGCTTTCAGTGAAATGAAATTAACCAGTTCCCTTTTTTGGGATCCCTTTGTGACCATTTTCGGATTTCTCTAGTCTCATTTGAGTATCCCTTAGATTCTACTTTTCGAGTTATCGAAAACAATCGTGATAATGCATCAAATCTTCTCTGAGACGACCCGGCCACATGGGCGCCAGCTTCCAAGAAAGTTCGCCACCTTCATCGGCTGAACGGGCGCAGTGATCTATGCCAGAGCTCAAAACTCCAACGATTTACATGTATGTGGGTATCACTTTCCTCTTGTCTCTCTCGGTCACGCCTCTCACCATGTCTGGCTATTTCACCTCGCGTATTTCAGGCGCGCCAAAACGCATCTTGTATGCACACAACGAACACAGTGTGGTCGAGACTGCCGGGATGATTGCTCGCGACATGGCATTGCATGGCTACCTTGAAGAATCAGCAATGGTCATCGCTCCCATCTGGAACTCGGCTGTCCAGGGTTATACAGACTTCTCACTTGCTTTTGTCCGAAATACTCTCTCTAACTTTGGTCTGGATTTAATCTGGAAGGGCGCAAATTTTGTTCCCCCAGGGCTTGATAAATGGGAGTCTGCATTCGATGTTTTGAAATACAAAGACGAGCTGATAGAGATACAACAACGAAAGTACTTCTGTTTCGGTGCAAACCCGGGACACGAATCGGGTCCCAATGAGGTGCTTGGTCATTGCTCCTGGCAGGTTATACGGGATATGTTAATGGTTTGGGAAGATCCAGGTAAGCTCAACAGTTTATCTACTTATAGCTTGACGTTAAATATGATCAGATACGCATATAATGTACCTTCCTTCTCAGAGGACGGAGCTTGATGCACTCGTGCGCCTGGAAGCGTATATCAACCAAGGACTATCAAACACCCCTGCAGTCGAGGAatacagaccatgtatactGGGACTCGAGCTATCTCTGAAATATGAAAGGTCCCAGTTAGCGCACGAGTTCCTTGGCACAATAGCTACTCAGATAGCGGGCGCAGGCCCCCTCGCAAACCCAATTCTTCGAGACCTTGCACTCACTCCTCGAATTGGCCATATAGTGCGCAACAATTCCTGCCTTAAGCACGCGACCAGACTCAATAGATCCAGGGCCCAAACAATTGCCTTTGAGACCGCTCAATCAATAGATTCAAGGTTTCGATGGGGAGAGGCTCGTCCTTATGCAGCCCTTTCTTGGGAAGCTTTACTCTCCGAGATCGAGATATTGGAATCCAAAGCATGGAACGATGAACATGAGCCGTATCTACCATTTTTCCGCCCGCCAGCAAGCATAGAGCAAATCACACGAGTTGAACAGAAATTAGGAGTCACACTACCACAAGACTACAAGGTATGCTCAAAATCTTTAATACGTCTCTTGAACAATTTTTCATTTTACCTTGTTTAGGAATTCTTAACAATATCAAACGGTCTTGGTTCATTCAATCGATACGATGTTGCCCCGCTGCTATCGGTTGACGAGATATTTTGGGACACAAGATACGACGGACTCAAGGCCGAATATCGCCGGTTCGAGTCCGATTCACTCATTTCCCAACTCCCATCCTTAAATAGAATACTTCAAGTGACTGACACCGACGAGGACCAATACTTATACTGGTTGTTGATCGAACCCTCCCTTATTCAAGAGGCAAGAGAGTCAGTAGGGGAGGATGGACCTGACGAGTGGCTTGGGGCCACCTACGCTGCCTGGGACCCACAACTTACTCACCGTGGTAGCTTTAGGCAGGTGTAATTCAATAGCAATTTTATGTTTACTTACTTTTTAACTCAGAGTAATGATGGAACGTCGTTTGGCAGGTTTGATCAAGGACGAAGAGACTCAATAAAGCCCCATGTGTGGCAAGACTTATTGTGAAACTGCACAGTTGGGGTCTACTACTATCTCTTGCAAGTATTTACTGAGAATCCGCGCAATTCAAATAGTTTGCTATATTTGGTAAATGTTGGGATTACGAGCACAGTTGTGTGTCTAGTTTCTGTACCAATCATCCTTGAGAGTGACTCACCCTGACCCTGACGGTGGCGTGATTAGTCATCATTAAGATGCCTCTCGGTACCGCGCTGGTGCTAGTTTCTCATTCTACTTTCACATATAAATACTCACGGGCTCCTCCTTGCTTTGAATCAAAACACGGTCCATCGAAACTGCGCATTCTGTGAATATGTCCTCTAATAGTAACTCTTCGAATAATCGTCGTGGTCGAGGTGGTCGTCGAGGTGGACGTGGAGGAAGGGGTAATAACGCAACATCCAATGGGACAGTGCGATCATCCCCTGCTGCTCCAAATGGTTCTGCCAACTCGAATAAAGCAGCACCTACACCTGATACTACTAGCGCCGATTCTGACGAAATGATCTGCTGGATCTGCGCTGAACCTGTCAAATTCTACGCACTATCTGAATGTAATCATAGAACATGCCATGTTTGCGCACTACGACTCCGGGCTTTGTATAAACGCACCGATTGTACGTTTTGCAAGGTGGTTCAAATTTATCGATCAATGGGTGGCGAGGTGGCTCACCTTTGCCTTATTAGCATCCTCAAGTATCGGTTATATTCACAACGTCAGCGACAAAGGGTTACTCAGACTTTACGCCAAACGACATTCCATTTTCCGATCCTAAACTTCAAATATCTTTCGAAACGAAAGAAATGATGGAGGATACAATGATCCTACTCCGGTTCAATTGTCCTGACGCGGATTGCGATGTCATTGCTCAAGGCTGGGGCGACCTCAAATGGCACGTAAAAGAGAAACACGATTCGATACTGTGGTAAGCATAATTTTTAGATATGTTAAAGAAAAATCCTTTATTTTTGGCTGCAGTGATCTGTGTATTCGTCACAAGAAAATCTTTGCCCATGAACACACGCTCTACTCCCCTGTCACGTTTAGTCTTCATATGCCATCGGTCCATACTCGCCGGTTCAGTGCTCAAGAAAAAGCTAACGCGAGTTTACCTGATATTGTCCATCCAATGTGTCAATTTTGTCGGGAATGCTCCTTTGGTGATGATGAACTCTTTGCGCATCTACGAGAGCATCACGAGGAATGCTTCGTCTGCAAGCGAGAAGGGGTCAGAGACCAATAGTGGGTACCAGCATTTATCCGCCATTATTCCCCTCTCATAAATTCTAGCTTTCGTAATTATGAGCAGCTTGAACAACATTTCAAAGAGCGACATTATCCCTGCACCCATCCCACATGCCTCGAGCAAAAGTTTGTCGTATTCGCCACTCAACTCGATCTTCAGGGCCATCAGGTGGATGTCCATGGAGAACAAATGTCGAGTCGGGATCGGCGAGATGCACGTCGTGTTGATCTTGCTTTTAGCTCCGGAACTCGAGGTGGTAGAGGTCGAGGCGGCCGGGTGCAAGTGAATGAAACAACCGAAAGCAGAGCAAGAGAGCCTCCAGCACAAGCTACGACCCAACCACCTCCGCAACCAGGTCCCCCTCCAGGTCGAGGAAGTCGACGTGCTGCATTCGGCGCCTCTTTAACGGTCGGAGGGCCTAGTGCACAAAATGGATCACCGGCTTCTCAACAGGGGCCACCTCGACCCCCTCCTTCACGGACACCTGATCCTGATGTTGATCCCGAGACATTAGAGTAAGCATGGTAGTTCATTCGCAGaagttttcttttttctCATTTGATAACAGGCAACACAATCAATTCCTCAGTCTTTTGGATTTGTATGCGTCCACAAACGGCGCAACAGCGATTCGAGGCGCGATTAGATCGTACAAATCGAATGAATCGAGCGCAAAGGACATGCTTACAACCATTCGTACCGTGTTGGACGATAACATGAACGCAATGTCAACTTTAGTCAACGGTCTGGTTCCTCTATTTGACGAAGAAAAACGTGGTGATATCCTCAATGCATGGAATGGCATGAAGATCGAGGTAAGTTTGTCCTTGGTCACCAAGTAATGTGGTCCAACTAGAGCTCCATCATTAGCAACGAGATCAATTCCCATCTCTTACACCTACCTCTCTTGGATCTGGTTTTGCTGATATCGCAAGTGGCCGGGTTTTAAACGTCAAGCATTCAACTCGATCATCTGGTTCCCGAGCGGGCTCATCATCTCGTTCTACTGGTGCAGTATGGGACCGTGTCGAACGGGTTGCAGCTGGGCTCGGTGGGCCTACTCCCGCATTGCAATCCAGTGCCGCTCCCAAGCCTATCAAGCCGAATCCTTTCCCTCCGCTTGGTGGTGGTGCCGGTGGTGGTACTTCGCGGTCCGGTGCCTCGAGCTCGTCTACTCCATGGAGTGGCAGTGCGACGACACAAAGTTCACAACACATTATTATAGCACCTGCAAGAGCGCCCGAGCCGGTGAAGAATAATGCAGGAAGGCCCCCACCTATAACCAGCTCGAGTGCGTTCCCTGAACTTCCGAGCTCATCTGCCTCGAGAGCTGCGATCCCGAAGATGAGCGGAAACCAATCTTTGAAGAGGATCACTGGCGAATCTCCTGCTCTCGGTAGTGTATGGGGTGGAGGCTCAGAGAACAACACTCCTACAATCGAAGAACCGGCGCCTGCAACGAATGCTGGCGGGaaagggaagaagaagaaaggaaAGGAAACGTTATTCACATTGGGCTCGTTCCCTAACTAAACTCCATAATTTGGTCGGCGAGCATACATTGTACTCTGGGTGATATTACGATACAGTAAATTGCAGCTTTGCTTTTACCAGCCTTTCCAAGGAACCCAGACATCGACGACTTTGCTACCCTTACTCTCGTCCTTTGAGTCGACAATGTAGTACCACGGGTGTCCGGCTGCGGTAAGGCAGGCATGTTGGCCGACGATCGCTTGAATTTGTACACTTAGTAAACGCAAAGCTGGTGAGCTGCCGTCGAACTTACCCACTACATCCCCAAGCCTCAGGATATCATGCTCTTCCTCCGGGGCACACTTGTTGGTTCTGGTTAGTATACCATGTTCTTGGCTAATCCTCCCAAGCGTCCATCCCGTTTCCCGCGGCCTCCATACGATCCTTTCGCCTTCTCGCAAAATGTTCACCACCTTTCCAAACCCAGGGATTGGCCCGCTATCCTTGCTCATGCCAATTGCACCGACATCGCACATGGCTTCATCGCCATCCCCACGACCCGTATAGTAAGACGCAATACTTGCAAGAACGCGTTGAGATACGTCTTCGTCCCTGACCAAGTTAGTCGCCAATTGCTGAGAATCCAACATAGGGTAATTTCCGGCATGTAGTTCGATTGCACCGTTCAGTGGGTTAGGAACTTGGATGTTATCCCCCGACACGGCGTGCGCGGTGGGCGTTGCGCCTACCGAGAGTACAAACGCCGGCTCAGGTAATCCGTGTGCGTGGTATTTGGGAATCGCTTGCCCCGCCGCGGCATTTACAGCTGACAACTCTGTGTGCAAGTTCGAAGCGGCTTGATCTTGGGATGTCGATGCGTACGAGTGGCCTGCGTGCGCATAGAACCCGTGGACAGAGACAGAGGCGGAAGGAATACACGTATCCAGGAGTCCGTTGAGTTCTGTAGAGAGTGGTGTTACACCTGCTCGTCTGGACGATGGGCTAACGTTAAGAGATTTGGTTATCGGGATTGGGGAGAGTGTGGACTTTACTTTGTGCCAACGTCTAGCTTGATAAATATGTTCCATCGTGAGAGTGATGGGTTTGTGGTCGGGTGCTCGCGATCGAAGGCTTCCAGAGCTCGGACTTGGTATGGGTGGTCTACCATTAGTCGAAGGACGGCCCCGTAGGTGGATAAAGCCGTTCGGAACATGTGGAGGTCTGCTATTTTCGCCGGTGATATCGGAAGACCGTACAAAATCTCAAATGTTTTTCTTATTTTAGACCCAGGGGAAGTAAGGAAGGCTAAGAATAGAATGACTCACATCGTTGACAGTGCCATCCGCAACGAGCCCGGCATGCAAGATACCCCAAGCCTCCGTAAGAGTGGAAACGACGACAGAATGAGTCTCCGAAGCGGACGACTTGAGTTGCAGACGGATGCCTTCAGCAGTCTACAGGCCGTCAGTGGTGCGAATCTAAACCAAATGGACCCGAGAAGGAAAAGTGACCTTGTGCGTTTTCACATGTGCGCGAAACCCGGTGCCTAACTTGAGGGCTCTCTGGTGCATCCGAGCACAGTTTTCTGCAAATGTTGCTCGGTCGATTACGAGTGCCGGTGTCCGTAAATGAGTAAGGGATTTTCCTCTAAATTCAGAAACGAGAGCCTCTTTGTCTGGGAGATTGATGTATGCATGCGGTGTTAGGGTTTGAGGGGGCAGCCCGGGTGTGAAGAGATTGATATGGTGACCATGTGAGTGGTGCTTTCGAGACATTTTTAATTACTGGCTGTCCCTTGTGGGTGGTGGAGTTTAAACGTGAGGTCGTACAGCAGCTGGGACCATTATGTATGCAAGTGCAACTCGGTAGGCGCTGACGAGCAAGCGCCAGCACTGCCACATCACAACAACTTGTCCGCGTCTTCAACGATGCCAGTCACCGTCGATCCTTCGAGCAATGCGAACGGAGTAGCCAAGCCCGGCGCCAAGGGAAAGTCGAAGAACCAGTTCCGACGAGCAAAGAACAAGGCTAAGAAGGAGCAACAGCAAAATGAACCGGCAGCGACATCCAAGGTCAAGGTTAGTGTGGCATTCCTCCATTGAGAAGTCTGAATTAAATACTATTATTTCAACAAATATATAGTTTGAGGAAGAGTCGGATAGAGGGATGGATGTAGATGGACAGAGTGATGTCGAGTACGTGTCTGAGGCGATTGACGTTAAAGCACCTGGTCTGGAAGCCTTCTCCAACGTTTTTGCCCGTTTCCAGGCAGACGAATCCTCTACAGACGTATGTATCCTATTCAACAGTCTAGTCTATCTGCTTAATAGTACCACAGgttaaagaagaaaaagttGCGACCAAGGGAGATATCATCTATTCCGATGAGGAGATGCCCTCGGACGACGAAGCCTCGGACAACGAGAAGAAGACCATGTCCAAGCGCAAGCAGAAGAAAATGGCTCGACTCTCAGTGGCCGAATTAAAACAGCTCGTCAAGAAACCCGAAGTCGTCGAATGGACCGATGTTTCTGCTTCCGACCCGCGATTGCTCC
The nucleotide sequence above comes from Rhizoctonia solani chromosome 3, complete sequence. Encoded proteins:
- a CDS encoding D-serine dehydratase yields the protein MSRKHHSHGHHINLFTPGLPPQTLTPHAYINLPDKEALVSEFRGKSLTHLRTPALVIDRATFAENCARMHQRALKLGTGFRAHVKTHKTAEGIRLQLKSSASETHSVVVSTLTEAWGILHAGLVADGTVNDILYGLPISPAKIADLHMFRTALSTYGAVLRLMVDHPYQVRALEAFDREHPTTNPSLSRWNIFIKLDVGTNPSSRRAGVTPLSTELNGLLDTCIPSASVSVHGFYAHAGHSYASTSQDQAASNLHTELSAVNAAAGQAIPKYHAHGLPEPAFVLSVGATPTAHAVSGDNIQVPNPLNGAIELHAGNYPMLDSQQLATNLVRDEDVSQRVLASIASYYTGRGDGDEAMCDVGAIGMSKDSGPIPGFGKVVNILREGERIVWRPRETGWTLGRISQEHGILTRTNKCAPEEEHDILRLGDVVAIVGQHACLTAAGHPWYYIVDSKDESKGSKVVDVWVPWKGW
- a CDS encoding E3 ubiquitin-protein ligase BRE1, yielding MSGYFTSRISGAPKRILYAHNEHSVVETAGMIARDMALHGYLEESAMVIAPIWNSAVQGYTDFSLAFVRNTLSNFGLDLIWKGANFVPPGLDKWESAFDVLKYKDELIEIQQRKYFCFGANPGHESGPNEVLGHCSWQVIRDMLMVWEDPDTHIMYLPSQRTELDALVRLEAYINQGLSNTPAVEEYRPCILGLELSLKYERSQLAHEFLGTIATQIAGAGPLANPILRDLALTPRIGHIVRNNSCLKHATRLNRSRAQTIAFETAQSIDSRFRWGEARPYAALSWEALLSEIEILESKAWNDEHEPYLPFFRPPASIEQITRVEQKLGVTLPQDYKEFLTISNGLGSFNRYDVAPLLSVDEIFWDTRYDGLKAEYRRFESDSLISQLPSLNRILQVTDTDEDQYLYWLLIEPSLIQEARESVGEDGPDEWLGATYAAWDPQLTHREHAMFAHYDSGLCINAPIHPQVSVIFTTSATKGYSDFTPNDIPFSDPKLQISFETKEMMEDTMILLRFNCPDADCDVIAQGWGDLKWHVKEKHDSILCDLCIRHKKIFAHEHTLYSPVTFSLHMPSVHTRRFSAQEKANASLPDIVHPMCQFCRECSFGDDELFAHLREHHEECFVCKREGVRDQYFRNYEQLEQHFKERHYPCTHPTCLEQKFVVFATQLDLQGHQVDVHGEQMSSRDRRDARRVDLAFSSGTRGGRGRGGRVQVNETTESRAREPPAQATTQPPPQPGPPPGRGSRRAAFGASLTVGGPSAQNGSPASQQGPPRPPPSRTPDPDVDPETLEQHNQFLSLLDLYASTNGATAIRGAIRSYKSNESSAKDMLTTIRTVLDDNMNAMSTLVNGLVPLFDEEKRGDILNAWNGMKIEQRDQFPSLTPTSLGSGFADIASGRVLNVKHSTRSSGSRAGSSSRSTGAVWDRVERVAAGLGGPTPALQSSAAPKPIKPNPFPPLGGGAGGGTSRSGASSSSTPWSGSATTQSSQHIIIAPARAPEPVKNNAGRPPPITSSSAFPELPSSSASRAAIPKMSGNQSLKRITGESPALGSVWGGGSENNTPTIEEPAPATNAGGKGKKKKGKETLFTLGSFPN